Genomic DNA from Peribacillus simplex:
TTCCTTAAAGGAAACGCAACGTTTACAAGGTATGATAGAGGATTTACTCAATTATAATGCCATATCGGCAGGCGCTTTTAAAATTCGGCTGCAAAAAGAGAATATCAATATATTCATCAAGGAAATCGCCTATCGCTGGCAGGTGACCCAAGATGATGATCAAGCGTTCGCTTTTGAGATAAAAGTTCCTGATGAACCGGTCTTTGGTCAAATTGATTCATTGCGGATGCAGCAAATCGTCATTAACCTTTTGAATAATGCCAGACATGCACTTGATGGCAAAGGGAAAATAGCGATTCACCTTTATGAAAAGGATGAAGAACGAATCTGCATTGATGTACTGGACAGTGGCCGGGGGATTCCAAAACATGAACAACAATTCGTGTTCGAACCATTTTATCGAGGTGAAAACAAAAAGTTGAAGGTACGTGGTTTAGGTTTGGGACTGCCATTCAGTAAGATGCTCGCAAAAGCGCAAAAGGGTGATTTAGTGCTTAAGGATAGCGATGAACAAGGCACCACCTTCACGATTGTCATAGAGAAAGCGGATCAGGTATAAAAAAGGGTTGTCCGATGTAATGGACAACCCTCTTATTATGCGTGAAGCTAACTATTAAGCCAATTGGCTGATTGCACGCCATAATTGTACATGACGGACCTTCCTTGGAAGGAAGCGTCCCATTTCTTCTTCATTATATCCTGCATGCAAGTTCTTATGGTCGAAAATGATTGGCCGGCGAAGTAAATCCGGGTTATCTTGGATAAGCTTGCAAAGATCATTAAGTGGTGTATTATTTATATCGATATTCAGGCTTTTGAATTTTTTGGAACGGGTTGAGATGATTTCATCTGTCCCGCCTTCCGTTTTACGTAAAATCTCTTTTATTTCTTCTATAGAAAGAGGTTGGGAATATAGGTTGCGTTCATTAAAGGAAATTTCGTTCTTCTTAAGCCAAGCTTTTGCTTTACGACATGCTAGACTGCTTGGAGTAGTATAAATTGTTACCATTAAAATCGACTCCTTCAAAGTTTTCAAGTTTATTGGAATGAAATTATTTTTATATTTGTGATACTCTTACTTTAACGTTTCTTTGTGTCAGCAAGATGTCAAGAAAAATAAACTTAAATGTAATTTTAAAAAGAAAGGGAGAAAATGAAATGAAATCTGCCTTTAATGAAAAAGAAGCCGTTTGGGTGATGATGACGAACAAGGACCTGCATAGGCCGATATTTAACAGTGATGTGCGGATAGTATCATGACAGGAGATTTTTGGTCACCAGTCAGGCTATCGATACAAGTAGCGGGACTATCGGGTATCCTTGTTTTCATTTTAGGAATTATCATGGCGCGAATGATGGCTAAAAAGCAATTCAGGGGAAGGGTCCTGTTGGAAACAGCGTTTTTATTGCCGCTTGTATTGCCGCCTTCCGTCGTTGGGTTTTTATTGATTGTGATTTTTGGCAAGAGTGGGGTGCCGGGACAATTCATTGAAAGGGTTTTTGATCAGCCCCTGATGTTCACATGGTGGGCCGCGGTCATTGCATCTACCGTGGTAGCGTTTCCGCTTATGTACCAATCCGCTAAAACGGGCTTTGAAGGTATAGATGAAGAAATCGAAAATGCAGCAAGGGTTGATGGTGCCGGCGAGTGGAGATTGTTCCTGAATGTATCCCTTCCATTGGCGGTCAAATCCATCGTCACAGGTGCCATCTTGAGTTCTGCTCGTGCGCTGGGGGAATTCGGAGCCACTCTCATGTTTGCCGGAAACATTCCCGGACAGACACAAACCATACCGACTGCGATTTATATCGCGATGGACTCCGGGAATATGACATTAGCCTGGCTGTGGGTTGCCGTAATCATTGTCATTTCATTCATTATGCTCTTTATCGTGACCTACATAAAATGAATGCTGTTTCTCCATTTCCGTACATAATAATGGAAGAAGGAGATTATTGTTTCTAATCAGTCTGTGTTATAATCGACAAACAATATGAACTAATGAAATGAGGAAGAAATTTGTTAACATTTGAAGAAAAATTGAGCATCATTGAAACTTTTCCGGAATTACAGCGAAAAGATGTTTCATTGGGACGTGTGAACTTTCATTATCCAGATAGTGTCCAGGAGAAAAAGATCGTCGTTCAGCACTTGCATCCCAATGGAAATGGATTCGTTTACGCAGGGCATATGAGAAAAAAAGACACTGACCGTAAAGGTTTTATCAATATTCGTGACTATAATGAAGCGGAATTAAAAGAATTGATCCAAAAAAGCGTCGATTACCTATCTGAACCCCCGGTTGAATTCGAAGAAGAGGAGAACGAGTTCGCTAGGTTGGAAGGGACATGGATTGGCCCTGAAAAGCAAGAGCTTACACTTGAAAGGGAAGACCTGCTTTGGAATGTGTATTCAGGCTCGAACCTTGAGGAGTGTTTCGAAAGTCCAGTAGAGGCGGAGCGCTACTTATTGGACGAGGGCTTCCGACAAAGCAAGAAGAGGAATATGTAGAATTTTAGGATAATTTGTCGGGTGATTTACTGCGATTATCTTGTTTTTTTAGGAATTCCCATGATATAATATAAGTAATTATTTTTGTTCGGAATAAGTTTGATAGAAGGATTTACTGTAATAGGATTCCTCTTGAAACATTATCCAGAACCAAAAATAGTAATAAAATGGATTTTTCCAAACACAGGAGGAACTATCATGGTACAAGGTAAAGTAAAATGGTTTAACGCAGAAAAAGGTTTCGGTTTCATCGAAGTTGAAGGCCAAGACGATGTATTCGTACATTTCTCAGCTATCCAAGGCGAAGGCTTCAAAACGCTTGAAGAAGGCCAAGAAGTTTCTTTCGAAATCGAGCAAGGCGCTCGTGGACCACAAGCAGCTAACGTTCAAAAATAATTGAACGCATATAAAAAAAAGACTCCGATTGTGGAGTCTTTTTATTTTTCCTTTTTTTCGGCCATTTCCTTTAAAGCTTTATCCAATTTTTCTTCGATCCGTTTAGAACGATTAAAATGCCCTGCCAGGGAAAACACGATGAATATAACGAATGCGACAAGCACTAGCATAAAAAGGATGGGCAGGAACTGGGTTATATTTTCAGTCATTGGATATTATCTCCTTTTTTCTTCCATTATACTTCATATTTACCGCTGCTATGATATAGGGAGCCAAGTTTTATAAAAAACACTGAAAGGGGATATGCGTAAACGCATATCCCCTTTCAGTCAGTCCTGGAATAGCCAGGCGAACTTTTGAAGTCTGGGCAAGTCCGATTCTTGATACATCTGTTCTATCTTCAATGTCACCAATAACTGGCTCTTGGCAAATAACATGTCCCGGAAATGATCGACCGCACCACAAAAATGATGATAGTTGGTTTCGCCAGTTCCGAAGACTCCCGTTTTCAGATGAGCGATAGGCAACTGTTCCAGTTCTTTATAAAAGGCTGCTGACTTAGCGGGAAGTTCCCCATTGCCCCATGTATAGGTGCCGACGATCAATGCATCGTAATCCGGCAATGTATGTAAGTCGAATTCATTCATTCGATATAGCCCAGCTACAGGTAAAAGGGAAGCGAGGGCTTCAGCAAGCGCTTTTGTATTGCCTCCGGCAGAATGATAGACAATGGCAACTTTACAGCTCATCGAACCCATTGCTTGCATTTACTTGACTGTATGTCCTTGACTTTTGTTCGAAGAAATCGGTTTTGGTAAGTCCGATGGATTCATCATCGAACGTTTTGATCCATGGCATCGGATTCTCGCCATACTCTTTATACAAATTTTCAAGGCCTAGCATACGTAACCGTTTGTTGGCGATATATTCGATGTACTCATTGAATTCTTCCAAATCGAGATCGGCTTTGGTTTGGATATCTTCGAGCATATATTCAGACCATTCTTTTTCGAGTTCGACTGCTTTTTCAATCGTTGTATAGATGAACTTCGTGTTTTCTTCATTATTTAACTCAGGGTATTCATACATCAAGATTTGAACGAGCATTCCAATGAAATCGAAATGGACCATTTCATCGCGATGAATATAGGATATCATCGTAGCGGAACCGGTCATTAAATTTTGTCGTCCTAAATTATAATAAAAGGCGAAAGCCAGATAGAAATATATCCCTTCAAGGTTCGTTGAATGGATCAGTGCCTCGAATAAATGCTGAGGGCTGGGATCGTCCACGAACGTTTGATAAGCATCAACGATCGGTTGGTTGCGCTTAATCACTTCAGGATGTTCTTTAATGCGGTCGAAAAGCTGTTTTTGTTTGCCTACAGGAATCAAGGAAGCAAGGATATAGGAATAAGATTCATTATGGATCGATTCCTGCTGGGCCATGTTGGCCAGGATAGCTTTTGCCGCCGGATCTTTGATGTACCGAAGGATTTCTACTAAAGTGGGTGTTTGAAGACTGTCCATTCCGGCAATCATCGTAAGGATATCGAGAAAAGCGTCCTGGATATCTTCGTCCAATTCGCCCCACTGTTTTTTATCCTGAATCATGTTCACGCTCGAAGGCTTCCAAAAGTTATTGATGAGCTGTGTATACGTATCATAGAACTTTTCATACTGAATATCGTTCCAAAGGAGGAAGCCTGAAGCTTCTCCTTTGAAAACACCGGTTGCCTTGGTTGGATGCGTAGGTTCGAGCATCCGAATCTTTTTGATATGATTGGTCATTCGTGAAAACTCCTTTAAGAATAGATTACTGGTTTATGATTGTCGTTAACTTGAACAGCTTTCGCAGGCATTATCATATTCGGAAGAAGTCGAACGAACATAATACGTTGATTTCAATCCGCTTTCCCATGCCGTTAAATGGATATCCAATAGGACCTTCGCTTTGATTGTATTGTGTACATACAGATTAAAGCTGATTGCTTGGTCAATATGGCGTTGGCGGGCTGCATTTTGCCTGATGCTTTCCAGTTGGTCCAAATTAAATCGCGTCTTTTTATAATATTCATACGTATTTGGCGTCAAGCCAGGCGCGGTCACTTTGAATTTGAAGTTTTTCTTTTCTTCGTAAAATTCAATTTCATACAAAGGATCGATTCCATCCGTGGAATTACCGATTTTAGCTGTCGAAGAATTGGGGGCGATGGCCATTAAATATCCATTGCGGGTCCCGTGTTCCTGAACGTCTGCTTTTAAATCCATCCATTTTTGATCTGTATAGTCACGCAGTTCGAAATAGTCCCCTGTATGCCAGTCAGATCCTTCAAAATATGGGTATGATCCTTTTTCCTTGGCCAATTCGTTGGATGCCTTGATTGTTAAGTAAGCGATCTTTTCGTATAAAGCATCTGCATAGTGAACAGCCTCATCGGATTCCCAATAAATATTCTGTGTGGCAAGTAAATGATGCCATCCAAACGTTCCTAAACCAATTGCCCGGTAACGTTTGTTCGAGATGGATGCTTGTTTGACAGGAAGATTATTCACATCAATGACATTATCCAGCATGCGGATCTGAATGGGAATCAATCTTTCCAGAACATCGCTGCCAACTGCCCGGGGCAAGTTAATGGATGAAAGGTTGCAGACTACGAAATCGCCGCTTTTACGAACCACAACAACATCTCCATCTTCTGTTTCGTATTCATCCGTGATCGTCGAAGGGCTTAGGTTTTGGGCAATCTCCGTGCAAAGGTTGGAACAATAAATCATACCTTTATGTTTATTGGGATTCTTCCGATTCACTTCATCGCGGTAGAACATATACGGTACGCCTTCTTCTAATTGAGAAATCATGATGCTTTTCATGATGTCCATCGCCTTGATTTTTTCAAAGCTATAGTTTGGAAGCTTGCCATTTTCTGCGGCCTCGACAGCAAGTGCATAATGATTCCTGAAGCTTCCTTCGCCTTTCTTCTCGTCATAAAGATCTTCAAGCGAAAATCCAAGGGTTTGCTTAACGGTATGCGGATCGAAAAGATACCATTCTTTTCTGTCGCGTACAGCTTCCATGAATAAATCGGGTATGCATACACCTGTAAAAATATCATGGGCTTTTAATCTGTCATCCCCGTTTTGAGTCTTCAAATCGAGGAAGCTCATGATATCTTTATGCCAGGCATCCAAGTAAATCGCGATGGCACCTTTACGTTGACCCAGTTGATCGACACTTACGGCTGTCTGGTTAAATAGTCGAATCCAGGGAGTCGTGCCGGAACTGTTTCCAGAGAAACCCCGGATATCGGAACCAAGCGAGCGAACCTTACCGACGTAAAGACCGACACCGCCGCCAAATTTGGATACTTTTGCTGCATCGTAGTTTGATAGGTAGATTCCGTCAATGGAATCTTCAATTGCGTCGATAAAGCAAGAGCTTAATTGTCCATGTGTTTTACCTGCATTGGATAGTGTAGGAGTCGCAACGGTCATATAAAGATTGGACATGGCCCAGTATGCTTCTTTTATAAGTTGCAGGCGGTGCTCCGTTTTTTCCAATCTCATGATTTCCATCGCGATGATCATGAATCGTTCTTGTGGCAGTTCGTAGACCTTGTCCTTTTGTGGGCGGGCCAGATAGCGGTCGTTCAATAAGTAGATGCCTATGTAAGAGAATAATTTATCTTTTTCCGGGTCGATCACCGAACCCAATTCCTCAATTTCCGCTTTCGTATATGAAGATAGCAGTTCTGATTTATAAATGGGATAACGCTGACCTTCCGAAAGCTGGGAGAGTTCCGTGATCAGCTCATAGAATGGGCCATAACTCTTGCCTTCATAACCTCGATTGGCTTGTGCATCCCTATACATTGTATTCAACAGTTCTGCTGCAGCAACGAACGTCCAATCCGGAGCATCGATATCCACACTTTCAAGAGCGAGCTGAATCAGTTTTCTTGATGCCTGTTCTTCGGTTGAGTCACTTTTGCGATCTAGCCATTTTGTAAAACGCTTTTTGAACTTTTCCATATCGAGATGGCCTTCGAATTCCTTTGATAACATCTCGAGCTGGATGGATTTCGTTTCTGTGACATTTTCACTTATGGTAGAGTTATATGTTTGAGTCATTAATGATCCTCCTTGTTAACTTCCGCTAAAATAAAAAAGCCGCCCAATGAATTGAGCGGATCAAACGATAGAATAAAAGAGCCATGAAAAAATAGCCGTTAAACTATCGTTTCATCATCTCAATCCCCGAAGAATAAGAAACGTGAAAAATTCAAGGCAGGTCTCCTGACTCATGATCATCCTACTTTGAGTCCTTCCCGTATAGAGAGCTATACAGTGGGTTTCTCATTTCGTCACATTTACAGTTGCGGGGACAGTTCCGGGTTTACACCGGATTCCCTTTTCAGCCATCACTGGCACCTTGGATTATAAAAAATTCTATATATAGTTATTGTTAATGTTTGTATAATCAATATCTAGTATTTCTGCTTATATTATCGTAAGCCATATACGATGATAATTCAACTAATATATTTGAAAAAAACCAACCCTTATCTATTGACAAAGTGATGGCAGAGTGTGATGGAATGAAAGATTTTATTGGGGAATGGGTAATTCAAGCGCTGATTTTACGCGATTTTGTGTTAAAATAAAGTGTCTAGTAAAGGTGGCTCTCCCTTATTGCGGTGAGGGGATTCGCGGAAAATATTTAAGAAAAAGGGGATAAAATCTTGGAAAAAGTATTAGTTTTTGGACATAAAAACCCGGATACAGACACAATCTGTTCAGCAATCGCTTATGCAGACCTGAAAAAGCAGTTAGGTATCAACGCTGAACCAGTTCGTCTGGGTGAAGTGAATGGTGAAACTCAATTTGCATTGGACCAATTCAAATTCGAAGCTCCCCGCCTTGTGGAAAAAGTTGCAGGGGAAGCTGAAGGCGTAATCCTGGTCGATCATAACGAACGCCAGCAAAGTGCTGAAGATATTGACCAAGTCCGTGTGTTGGAAGTTATCGACCATCACCGTATCGCTAACTTTGAAACAAGCGATCCTTTATATTACCGTGCGGAACCAGTTGGCTGCACGGCAACCATTTTAAATAAAATTTATAAAGAAAACGGCATTGAAGTCCCTAAGGCAATCGCAGGTCTTATGCTGTCTGCCATCATTTCCGATTCGTTATTGTTCAAATCGCCTACATGCACGGAGCAAGACGTTGCAGCAGCAATGGAACTGGCTGCCATTGCGGGAGTCGACGCTGAAACATACGGCTTGGAAATGTTGAAAGCCGGAGCTGACTTGAGCGACAAAACGATTGCCCAGCTTATCACTCTTGATGCAAAAGAATTCTCCATGGGAATGGCTAAAGTGGAGATAGCACAGGTCAATGCGGTAGATCCGAACGAGGTCCTTGCTAAGCAAGCAGAATTGGAAGCGGCGATTGAAGCGGTCATCGCTGAGAAGGAATTGGACTTATTCCTATTTGTCGTAACGGATATCTTGACTAATGATTCTGCTGCTTTGGCTCTTGGTAAAGCAGCTTATGCAGTGGAAAAAGCATACGACGTTTCATTAAACAATAACATCGCCGTCTTAGAAGGCGTTGTATCGCGTAAAAAACAAATCGTGCCGGTCTTAACGGACGTATTCAGCAAATAATACAGAAAAAGGGGGTGTTCATTAAAAACATGGGCATCCTTTTTCTTTACATGCAAAAAAAGACTCAACCACCATTAAGTGTGTTTGAGTCTTTTTTCTTAATTCAATTCCTTTTCTTTTTCATAGGCAATGACAATCAGTTCTTTGTTGGCTTCCTCGCCAAGTCTGCTTTCAAAGCTTTTCAGTTCATTCAATAAATCCGGTGACAGATTTGCTGCCGTATAATCCTGCTCGGGTGTCATGCTTTTCGCTCCTTTCAAAAGGAAATAATTCATGTTATCTATTTTGTCGGTTTGAAAGGTTTCTATTCAGCAAAATTTTACTTCTTCAAGATATTTTACTTTCTGAGGTGGCGAGTCTTTCAAGCAATAACGAACTTTCTTCATCGAGTCCTTGCACTTGGACAGGTATTCCCAGAAGCTGATATTTAAGGACAACCGTATCAACAGCACCGACTGCTGAAGCATCCCAGATTTTAGAATGGGAAAAGTCGATGACGATCGAATCGGCTTTTTCCTTGAAGTCGAACTTCGAAACAAAGTCCTGGACAGAAGCGAAAAATACTTGCCCGCTGATATGATAAATGATTTTCTTAGCCTGGATATCTTCCGTTTTCTCCACAGCCACTTTAGAAATTTTAGCCGAGAAGAAAATCATGCTCAAGAGCACTCCGGCAAATACACCTTTTGATAAATCATGTGTATAAAGGACAATGAGGACCGTCACGATCATCACGGCTGCATCCGACTTTGGAGCTTTTGTGAGCCTCTTTAGGGAAGACCAGTCAAAGGTCCCGATTGAAACCATGATCATGACTGCGACAAGTGCAGCCATCGGGATTTTTATAAGGACATCATTCAATACCACGATTAATACCATAAGGAATGCGCCAGCTACAAAAGTGGAGAGCCGGCCCCTTCCTCCCGATTTAATATTGATACCGGATTGGCCGATCATCGCACATCCCGCCATGCCGCCAAAGCATCCGGCAATGATGTTCGAAATCCCCTGGCCTTTGGCTTCCTTATTTTTATTACTGTCCGTGTCAGTCATCTCATCGACTATTTGAGCTGTCAATAATGATTCAAGCAGCCCAACAAATGCAAGGGCTATGGAATAAGGGAAAATGATCGCCAAAGTTTTGAAGGTGAAAGGGATATCTGGAAGCATGAACATCGGAAGCGCTTCGGTCAATTGCCCCATATCCCCAACCGTCCGCACCGTAGCCCCAGTGGCAACTGCAACGATCGTCATGAATATGATGGCGACAAGCGGTGAAGGAATGACTTTCGTGATCAGCGGAAAAAGATAAATGATAGCTAAAGAAACGGCTGTCATGACATACATGATCCATGTTTCGCCCACGAAATGGGTGAGCTGTGCCGTGAAAATCAAGATGGCTAAAGAATTCACAAAACCAGTCATGACCGGCTTCGGTATGAACTTCATTAAATTCCTAATTTTTAAAACCCCTAGTAAAATTTGCAGCAAACCGGTCAATATTGTTGCAGCAAGTAAATTGTTCAAGCCATGATCTTTTACAAGATCGACCATGACGAGTGCCATTGCGCCAGTGGCCGCCGATATCATTCCCGGCCTTCCGCCGACAAAAGAGATGACGATGGCAATGCAGAATGAGGCATAAAGACCAACCATCGGGTCAACGCCGGCAATGATCGAAAAGGCAATCGCCTCCGGAATCAATGCCAAGGCAACGACTATACCGGATAGAACATCTCCTCTAACGTTGCCAAACCATTCCTGTTTGTATCCAGATGTATTCAAAGAAACACTCCTTCTTTCTTTTATATATGTGTGTTCATTTCTTTTAACGCACTAAATTATAGCATGAGTCCTTTCTTTCTATCTATATGGATAATATAAACGACAAATCGGGGGCTATTCATTTCGTATTATAGGCGAATGAAGGTAAAAGGCCTAAAGGGAGAAATTTCAAGAATTGCCTATGGGCAACATCCAATAATGAAGGGGAAAAAATTTCCAAAGCCTTCTGAATCGATTTCGCTTCCATGATTCAGATTTTTCTGTATGTAAATGTGTTACTTTAATTATGAATGAAAATGGGGGTTACTCCTATGAATAAGGGCGAGAAAAGAACGAAACTAGTAGAAAAGATTGAGAATCATTTAAGACTGACTGCAAGAAATTTAGTGAAATTCGATACAATCCAAGAAACATTGAATTTTCGTGGGACTTTGTGGCGATCGTATTGAGAGAGGATGATCGTTTATATCCAAAAGTATGGAAAGGCGGTTCGCTGCATTTTGCTGATTCTTTTCCCATTCATCTAGGAGAATGTTCCCGGGAACTCTTGAAGAAGGGGTAAAGGACAGTTACATAACTAAAATGTTTGAAGAGAAAATAGAAGATAAAGAAATAGCCGAATATGCGACATTAATGAAAAATGATCTATACTTGCCACACCGGATTGCCGTTTTGGAACTGCAAGAGGAGTGACTTACCGACCATTCGAATCTGCTCGGCAGAGAAGCGGAAAAAGCCACGGAATGCGGGATGATATGTTGATTTTGATGATACCGGTGGAAAGGGAAAATAAGCTCGCATTCTCATATTGGGAAGGGATAAATCAAGATCTTAGTGAACATCCGATATTAAAGAAGCTTTCGTTGACGATAGTATGGGGGTAGGGTTATTATTATGCCCACAAACAGGCCATGCATGCCTATAATGTCAGCCGAAATGGATTTTCGAAAAATGTCTTGGCCATTTTTGCCGAATTGGGCTCCTACACACTATTGAATAACTTCAAAGACCCTGGACTTGCCAAGTTATTACTTAAGAAGTATTTTTCCTAGTAGATGGAATATCAAAAGGGAAGCGAAGTA
This window encodes:
- a CDS encoding ribonucleoside-diphosphate reductase subunit alpha, which translates into the protein MTQTYNSTISENVTETKSIQLEMLSKEFEGHLDMEKFKKRFTKWLDRKSDSTEEQASRKLIQLALESVDIDAPDWTFVAAAELLNTMYRDAQANRGYEGKSYGPFYELITELSQLSEGQRYPIYKSELLSSYTKAEIEELGSVIDPEKDKLFSYIGIYLLNDRYLARPQKDKVYELPQERFMIIAMEIMRLEKTEHRLQLIKEAYWAMSNLYMTVATPTLSNAGKTHGQLSSCFIDAIEDSIDGIYLSNYDAAKVSKFGGGVGLYVGKVRSLGSDIRGFSGNSSGTTPWIRLFNQTAVSVDQLGQRKGAIAIYLDAWHKDIMSFLDLKTQNGDDRLKAHDIFTGVCIPDLFMEAVRDRKEWYLFDPHTVKQTLGFSLEDLYDEKKGEGSFRNHYALAVEAAENGKLPNYSFEKIKAMDIMKSIMISQLEEGVPYMFYRDEVNRKNPNKHKGMIYCSNLCTEIAQNLSPSTITDEYETEDGDVVVVRKSGDFVVCNLSSINLPRAVGSDVLERLIPIQIRMLDNVIDVNNLPVKQASISNKRYRAIGLGTFGWHHLLATQNIYWESDEAVHYADALYEKIAYLTIKASNELAKEKGSYPYFEGSDWHTGDYFELRDYTDQKWMDLKADVQEHGTRNGYLMAIAPNSSTAKIGNSTDGIDPLYEIEFYEEKKNFKFKVTAPGLTPNTYEYYKKTRFNLDQLESIRQNAARQRHIDQAISFNLYVHNTIKAKVLLDIHLTAWESGLKSTYYVRSTSSEYDNACESCSS
- a CDS encoding cold-shock protein, translating into MVQGKVKWFNAEKGFGFIEVEGQDDVFVHFSAIQGEGFKTLEEGQEVSFEIEQGARGPQAANVQK
- the modB gene encoding molybdate ABC transporter permease subunit yields the protein MTGDFWSPVRLSIQVAGLSGILVFILGIIMARMMAKKQFRGRVLLETAFLLPLVLPPSVVGFLLIVIFGKSGVPGQFIERVFDQPLMFTWWAAVIASTVVAFPLMYQSAKTGFEGIDEEIENAARVDGAGEWRLFLNVSLPLAVKSIVTGAILSSARALGEFGATLMFAGNIPGQTQTIPTAIYIAMDSGNMTLAWLWVAVIIVISFIMLFIVTYIK
- a CDS encoding ribonucleotide-diphosphate reductase subunit beta; translated protein: MTNHIKKIRMLEPTHPTKATGVFKGEASGFLLWNDIQYEKFYDTYTQLINNFWKPSSVNMIQDKKQWGELDEDIQDAFLDILTMIAGMDSLQTPTLVEILRYIKDPAAKAILANMAQQESIHNESYSYILASLIPVGKQKQLFDRIKEHPEVIKRNQPIVDAYQTFVDDPSPQHLFEALIHSTNLEGIYFYLAFAFYYNLGRQNLMTGSATMISYIHRDEMVHFDFIGMLVQILMYEYPELNNEENTKFIYTTIEKAVELEKEWSEYMLEDIQTKADLDLEEFNEYIEYIANKRLRMLGLENLYKEYGENPMPWIKTFDDESIGLTKTDFFEQKSRTYSQVNASNGFDEL
- a CDS encoding SulP family inorganic anion transporter; amino-acid sequence: MNTSGYKQEWFGNVRGDVLSGIVVALALIPEAIAFSIIAGVDPMVGLYASFCIAIVISFVGGRPGMISAATGAMALVMVDLVKDHGLNNLLAATILTGLLQILLGVLKIRNLMKFIPKPVMTGFVNSLAILIFTAQLTHFVGETWIMYVMTAVSLAIIYLFPLITKVIPSPLVAIIFMTIVAVATGATVRTVGDMGQLTEALPMFMLPDIPFTFKTLAIIFPYSIALAFVGLLESLLTAQIVDEMTDTDSNKNKEAKGQGISNIIAGCFGGMAGCAMIGQSGINIKSGGRGRLSTFVAGAFLMVLIVVLNDVLIKIPMAALVAVMIMVSIGTFDWSSLKRLTKAPKSDAAVMIVTVLIVLYTHDLSKGVFAGVLLSMIFFSAKISKVAVEKTEDIQAKKIIYHISGQVFFASVQDFVSKFDFKEKADSIVIDFSHSKIWDASAVGAVDTVVLKYQLLGIPVQVQGLDEESSLLLERLATSESKIS
- the spx gene encoding transcriptional regulator Spx, with the protein product MVTIYTTPSSLACRKAKAWLKKNEISFNERNLYSQPLSIEEIKEILRKTEGGTDEIISTRSKKFKSLNIDINNTPLNDLCKLIQDNPDLLRRPIIFDHKNLHAGYNEEEMGRFLPRKVRHVQLWRAISQLA
- a CDS encoding flavodoxin domain-containing protein translates to MQAMGSMSCKVAIVYHSAGGNTKALAEALASLLPVAGLYRMNEFDLHTLPDYDALIVGTYTWGNGELPAKSAAFYKELEQLPIAHLKTGVFGTGETNYHHFCGAVDHFRDMLFAKSQLLVTLKIEQMYQESDLPRLQKFAWLFQD
- a CDS encoding manganese-dependent inorganic pyrophosphatase, with the protein product MEKVLVFGHKNPDTDTICSAIAYADLKKQLGINAEPVRLGEVNGETQFALDQFKFEAPRLVEKVAGEAEGVILVDHNERQQSAEDIDQVRVLEVIDHHRIANFETSDPLYYRAEPVGCTATILNKIYKENGIEVPKAIAGLMLSAIISDSLLFKSPTCTEQDVAAAMELAAIAGVDAETYGLEMLKAGADLSDKTIAQLITLDAKEFSMGMAKVEIAQVNAVDPNEVLAKQAELEAAIEAVIAEKELDLFLFVVTDILTNDSAALALGKAAYAVEKAYDVSLNNNIAVLEGVVSRKKQIVPVLTDVFSK